One Capra hircus breed San Clemente chromosome 29, ASM170441v1, whole genome shotgun sequence genomic region harbors:
- the FTH1 gene encoding ferritin heavy chain, giving the protein MTTASPSQVRQNYHQDSEAAINRQINLELYASYVYLSMSYYFDRDDVALKNFAKYFLHQSHEEREHAERLMKLQNQRGGRIFLQDIKKPDRDDWENGLNAMECALCLERSVNQSLLELHKLATEKNDPHLCDFIETHYLNEQVEAIKELGDHITNLRKMGAPGSGMAEYLFDKHTLGHSDS; this is encoded by the exons ATGACGACCGCATCCCCCTCGCAGGTGCGCCAGAACTACCACCAGGACTCGGAGGCCGCCATCAACCGCCAGATCAACCTGGAGCTGTACGCCTCCTATGTCTACCTGTCCATG TCGTACTATTTTGACCGTGATGATGTGGCTTTGAAGAACTTTGCCAAATACTTTCTTCACCAATCTCATGAGGAGAGGGAACATGCTGAGAGACTGATGAAGCTGCAGAACCAGCGAGGCGGCCGAATCTTCCTTCAGGATATCAAG AAACCAGACCGTGATGACTGGGAGAACGGGCTGAATGCAATGGAATGTGCGCTGTGCTTGGAAAGAAGTGTGAATCAGTCGCTACTGGAACTGCACAAACTGGCCACTGAAAAAAATGATCCCCAT CTGTGTGATTTCATTGAGACTCATTACCTGAATGAGCAGGTGGAAGCCATCAAAGAATTGGGTGACCACATAACCAACCTGCGCAAGATGGGGGCCCCTGGATCGGGCATGGCAGAGTACCTCTTTGACAAGCACACCCTGGGACACAGTGACAGCTAA